From Nonlabens sp. Ci31, the proteins below share one genomic window:
- the uvrA gene encoding excinuclease ABC subunit UvrA, with translation MGQSNENKKQKQGFVAIHGARQHNLKNVTLEIPRDALVVFTGVSGSGKSSLAFGTLYAEAERRYLESVSPYARRLFHQMPIPEVDKIEGLPPAVALQQQRGSGTTRSSVGSVTTLSNLLRMLYSRAGDYPEGQSLLYADSFSTNTPEGVCPKCHGLGKIHQVTEKSMVPDDSLTIREKAIAAWPPAWQGKNLRDILTTLGYDVDIPWKDLPKKDRDWILFTNERPQVPVYRDLSLGDVKLAIKNKIEPSYKGTYKGAKRHVLHTFANTQSTLMKKRVSQYMISSECPSCKGKRLRSESLSVTFAGYDIADISRLPLEKLLSIFAPYGDGTAPALLKLTKQHQEKAMVAQRIAEDLVARVEVLLELGLGYLSLERSTPSLSPGEHQRLRLATQVRSNLFGVVYVLDEPSAGLHPADTEALLKTLDRLKASGNSLFVVEHELDVIRHADWIVDVGPDAGEGGGEILYSGPPSGLKNSKRSKTREHLFNDLPFKKTTPRKPSGWLKLSGVTRNNLTDLEVSFPLGVLMSVTGVSGSGKSSLVSQVLVELISTKLGKGLFKEEDEEDLQKDTIETLGGEITSGSEGIKRMVVVNQKPIGRTPRSNLATYTGLFDVVRKLFASTKLAKARHYNAGRFSFNVGKGRCPNCDGEGFVMVELLFLPSVYAPCPVCEGARYNPETLEVTYHEKNINQVLDMTVDKAAVFFEKEDRVSRPLKVLQEVGLGYLRLGQPATELSGGEAQRIKLAKELQRLSRGNTLYILDEPTTGLHPTDVEKLQLQLARLVDAGNTVIVVEHDMQVVAGSDWVIDIGPGAGKEGGKVVAEGTPNEVAKNELSKTAIYLSKTLNGHQ, from the coding sequence ATGGGACAATCTAATGAAAATAAGAAACAAAAACAGGGCTTCGTAGCTATACACGGAGCACGGCAACATAATCTTAAAAATGTAACTTTAGAAATCCCCCGCGATGCATTGGTAGTATTTACTGGGGTTTCAGGATCAGGTAAGTCCTCGCTTGCATTTGGTACTCTGTATGCCGAAGCTGAGCGGAGGTATCTTGAATCTGTATCGCCCTACGCCCGCCGACTTTTCCATCAAATGCCTATCCCAGAAGTCGACAAGATCGAAGGTCTACCTCCAGCCGTTGCTCTACAGCAGCAACGAGGCTCTGGCACTACGCGATCCTCGGTTGGCTCTGTGACTACATTATCTAACTTGTTACGCATGTTATATTCCCGTGCTGGTGATTATCCTGAAGGACAGTCTCTTTTATATGCCGATTCATTTTCAACCAATACACCAGAAGGAGTTTGCCCTAAATGTCATGGATTGGGTAAAATTCACCAAGTCACTGAAAAAAGCATGGTCCCCGATGATTCCTTAACGATAAGAGAAAAAGCCATAGCGGCATGGCCCCCAGCTTGGCAAGGTAAAAACCTTCGCGACATTTTGACCACTCTCGGCTACGATGTAGATATCCCTTGGAAAGATCTTCCCAAAAAAGACCGCGACTGGATCTTATTTACAAACGAACGTCCACAGGTACCCGTATATCGTGACTTAAGCCTAGGCGACGTAAAACTTGCCATCAAAAATAAAATTGAACCTAGTTACAAAGGCACGTATAAGGGTGCGAAAAGACATGTTCTGCACACTTTTGCAAATACGCAAAGTACTTTGATGAAAAAACGGGTGTCGCAATACATGATAAGCAGCGAATGCCCCTCCTGTAAAGGTAAACGTTTACGTAGCGAATCGCTTTCTGTGACTTTTGCTGGTTATGATATTGCCGATATTTCGAGATTACCTCTAGAGAAATTGCTTTCTATTTTCGCTCCTTATGGCGATGGCACGGCGCCGGCTTTGCTTAAATTAACCAAACAGCATCAGGAAAAAGCAATGGTAGCTCAAAGAATCGCCGAAGATCTAGTGGCGAGAGTAGAAGTTCTATTGGAATTGGGCTTGGGTTATTTATCCTTGGAGCGCAGCACACCTTCTCTTTCTCCTGGGGAACATCAGCGGTTAAGACTAGCGACACAAGTGCGTAGTAATTTGTTTGGGGTGGTGTATGTATTAGACGAACCTTCTGCAGGATTGCACCCCGCTGACACCGAAGCTTTACTAAAAACTTTAGATAGATTAAAAGCTTCTGGTAATTCACTGTTTGTCGTTGAACATGAGTTAGATGTGATTCGCCATGCCGACTGGATTGTTGATGTAGGTCCAGATGCTGGCGAAGGTGGTGGTGAAATTTTATACAGCGGGCCACCGTCTGGTTTAAAAAACAGTAAACGGTCCAAAACCAGAGAACATCTTTTTAATGATCTGCCTTTTAAAAAAACCACACCCCGAAAACCTAGTGGCTGGTTGAAATTAAGTGGAGTAACCAGAAATAATTTAACAGATCTTGAAGTGTCGTTTCCTTTAGGAGTGCTAATGAGTGTCACTGGAGTTTCAGGCTCAGGTAAAAGCAGCTTAGTTAGTCAAGTATTAGTTGAATTAATCTCAACAAAATTAGGAAAGGGCCTTTTTAAGGAAGAAGACGAAGAGGATTTACAAAAAGACACCATTGAGACGCTAGGGGGAGAAATCACCTCGGGTTCAGAAGGTATCAAACGTATGGTGGTGGTCAATCAGAAACCCATTGGGAGGACACCGCGCTCTAATCTGGCCACCTATACTGGCTTGTTTGATGTTGTACGGAAATTATTTGCTTCAACAAAATTAGCAAAAGCACGCCATTATAATGCCGGTCGCTTTTCATTTAATGTAGGTAAGGGTCGATGTCCCAATTGTGATGGTGAGGGTTTTGTGATGGTTGAACTGCTATTCTTACCAAGTGTGTATGCGCCCTGCCCTGTTTGTGAAGGAGCGCGGTATAATCCCGAAACCTTAGAAGTTACATATCACGAAAAGAATATCAACCAAGTTCTGGACATGACCGTAGATAAAGCAGCCGTATTTTTTGAAAAAGAAGACCGAGTAAGTCGCCCCCTTAAGGTGTTGCAGGAAGTAGGTTTGGGTTATTTACGTTTGGGCCAGCCAGCAACTGAGCTTTCCGGCGGGGAAGCACAGCGTATTAAACTTGCTAAGGAACTACAGCGACTCAGCCGCGGGAATACACTTTATATTTTAGACGAACCCACTACGGGCTTACACCCAACAGATGTAGAAAAATTACAACTCCAATTGGCAAGATTGGTGGATGCTGGCAATACTGTAATTGTAGTTGAGCACGATATGCAGGTAGTGGCTGGTAGTGATTGGGTTATCGACATAGGTCCTGGAGCAGGAAAAGAAGGCGGAAAAGTGGTAGCAGAAGGCACTCCAAACGAAGTTGCCAAAAACGAACTCAGTAAAACCGCAATTTATTTATCAAAAACATTAAACGGTCACCAATAA